TGCCAATCAGCCTCAGATCTCGCCGCCGAGATAAAGACGCTTGACCCGGTCGTCGGTCAGCAGTTCGGCGGAGTTGCCGCTCAGCGCAACACTGCCGGTGGTCAGCGCATAGGCGCGCTGCGAGATGCGCAGCGCCATACGCGAATTCTGCTCGACCAGGAGCACGCTGACCTTCTCGTCGCGATTGATGGCGACGATCGAGCGGGCGATGTCCTGGACGAGCTTTGGCGCGACGCCCAGCGACGGCTCGTCGAGCAGCAACAGTTTCGGCTTCGCCATCAGCGCGCGGCCGATGACCAGCATCTGCTGCTCGCCACCGCTCATCGTGCCGGCGGCCTGCGAGAAGCGTTCCTTGAGCCGCGGAAAGCGGCCCAGCACCATCTCCATCGATGCGGCGATCTCGGATTTGCTGGTGCGCGTGAAGGCGCCCATCAGGAGGTTGTCCCTGACTGACATATAGGGGAAGACGCGGCGTCCCTCCGGCACCATGGCGATACCCATCTTGACGATCTCGTCAGGCGCGGCGCCGTCGATCCGCTTGCCGCTGTAATGGATTTCGCCGGACCGGATCTTGCGCAGGCCGGTGATGGCGCGAAGGATCGACGATTTGCCGGCGCCGTTGGCGCCGATCAGCGCGACGGTCTCGCCCTCGTTGACCTCGAGCGAGACGCCCTTCAGCGCGTAGACGTGGTCGTAATAGAGCTCGACATTCGCGAAGTTCAGGATCTGGTTCATAGGCCGATCGCCTCGTCTTCGCTGCCGAGATAGGCCTCGATCACCTTGTCGTTGGCCTGGATCTCCGACGGCGTTCCCTCGGCGATCTTCTGCCCGAAATTGAGCACCACGAGCCGGTCCGAAATCTTCATCACAGCCGGCATGTCATGCTCGACCAGAAGTATGGTCAGGCCACGCTCGCGCAGACGCCGCACCATCTCGACCATGCGCATCGTTTCGTCATGGTTCATGCCGGCGAAGGGTTCGTCGAGCAGCAGGATGGAAGGATTGGTGGCGAGACCGATGGCGATGCCCAACGCCCGCAAATGGCCATGCGGCAGGTTGCGGGCAATCTCATAAGCTAGCGAGGAGAGGCCGAGCAGCGCCAGAATCTCATCGGCCGATTGGCCGAAAGCCGCTTCGTCGGCTTTTGCCGTGCCGGTGCCGAGGAAGAAGCCGAACAGGCTCGCCTTGGAGCGCAGATGGTGCGCGATGATGACGTTGTCGCGCACGCTCATGTTCTTGAAGATGGTGGTTTCCTGGAAGGTGCGCACCACGCCCCTGCGGGCGGCGATGTGCGGCGCGAGGCCGGAGATGCGTTCGCCCTTCAGGCGCACCTCGCCTGTCGTCGGGCGCAGGAAAGACGAGATCAGCTTGAACAAAGTCGACTTGCCGGCGCCGTTCGGACCGATCACCGACAGGATCTCTTTCTCGCGCACCGAAAAGGAGACGTCGTTGACCGCGACCAGACCGCCGAAGCGTTTGGTGAGACGCGAGACCTCGAGCATTTCGGCCATGGCTCAACCCTTCTTCCGGGTCGTTTCGGCAAGGCTGAGCAGGCCGTTGGGCAGCACCAGCATCAGGACGATCATCAGGGCGGAATAGATGAGCAGCTGGAACTGGCCGGTCTGGAACAGAAGGTCCCAGCCGAAATAGAGCACCAGCGTGCCGAGCATCGGACCGAACACATAGCCGAGGCCGCCGAGGAAGCAGTTCAGCATGAAGTTGACGGAATCGGTGACCGTAAAGCTCGACGGGTAGATCGACTGCGAGATGGCGGCGAAGATGGCGCCGGAAACGCCGCCGAAGAAGGACGAGACGGCATAGGCGATGACGCGCAGATAGGCGATGTTGACGCCGATCGAGGAGGCGAGCTCCTCGTTCTGCTGCAGCGACTGGCACAGCTTGCCAATGCGCGAATTGACCAGCCGGTACATGATGGCGAAGCAGACCACCATCAGCGTAACCGCCAGCAGGTAGAAGGCGAGCCGCGAATTCTGCAGCGTGGCGAAATCGGGGATGAGCGTGATGCCGAAGACCGACAGCGCGCCGGGCAGCGGGATGCTGACGATGCCCTTGGCGCCGTTGGTGATCGGCAGCGCCAGAGCGAGCAGGCGCGCAACCTCGGTCAGCACCAGCGTGACCATGGCGAAATAGACGCCGCGCAGGCGCAGGATCGGCAGGCCGATCAGCACGCTTGCGGCGGCGCAGAACAGGCCTGCGGCTGGCAGCGTCAGCCAAAACGACCAGCCATGGTTCATCACCAGTATGGCCGAGACATAGCCGCCCATCAGCGCATAGGCGCCCTGGCCGATATTGATGCGTCCGATGTAGAAGGTGAGCCAGACGCCGGCGCTGGCGATGCTGAGCAGCGCCACCGAGGTCAGCGTGTAGTAGAGGTCGAAGCGGCCGCTCGACGAGATCGCAGCCGGCACGGCGATGAAGACGATCGCGAGGAAGGCGACGACCGCGGCGATCCTGGTGTTGCGATTGACGGTCATGGCGCCATCAACCCCAGGGCTTGCCCATCAGCCCGTTGGGGCGGACCGACAGGAACACCATCAGGGCGGCGAAGATGACGAGATAGGTGACGTCGCCATATTCGCGCAGCACGGTGAGGCCGACCGACTCCATCATGCCGAGGATGAAACCGCCGGCGATCGCGCCGCCGACAACGCCGGCGCCGCCGATCATCACCATCAGGAAAGCCTTGATCGAGATCGGCCCTCCAATACCTGAATTGACACCGGTGATGGTGACCAGCAGCCCGCCGACGACGCCCGCTAGCATGGCGCCCATGGCGAAGCCGATCATCGAATAGCGGTCAACGCGGACGCCCATAAGCTGGGCGGCGACACGGTCCTGTGCAAGCGCCCGCATGGCGCGGCCGACCCGGCTGTACTGCATGTAGAGCACGAACGCCGCGATGAAGACTATCGCCAGCGCGCCGACGACGATGCGGTCGTAGGGCATGATGATGCCAACGTCGTTGAACACGCCCTTGACGATTTTGGGAACGCCGCGCTGCTTCTCGCCGAACAGAAGCAGGATGACGGCGTCGAAGAAGAAGGCGGTCGCGGCGGCCAGTAGCATGGTGCTTTCCTCGCGATGGCTGCGCCGGATGACGGTTCGGAAGAGGAATTTCTCCATCAGCGCGCCGATGACGGCGAGCGTCACGCCCGAGGCGAGCAGCGCCACCACGAAAGGCAGGCCGAGCTGGCCGTAGACGGTGTAGGTGATGAACCCGCCCAGCACATACATCTGGCCGTGGGCGAAATTGAGCACGTTCATCAGGGCGAAGATCAGGGTCAGCCCCAGCGCGATCAGCGCATATTGGGCACCGAGATACAATCCGTTGGCGATGACCTGTTCCATGGATACCTTCGATCTTCCATCGAGTCCGGCCTATCGACCGGACCCCATGGCAAGCTTGAGGAAATACGCTCGAAGGTTACGCTAGTCGACGGAGCCGACGAACAGGGTCTGGAAAGCGCCGTCCTTGTATTCGTTGACCACCATCGGCACCGAGAGCTGGCGCTTCTGGCCGAAGGACGTCGCGCCGACATAGCTGAGCTTCGCGTCGCCCTTCAGGAAGGGATTGGGCGCGGTGAAGGTGTCCATGGTCTTCTTGAATTCGGCGACATCGCTGATGGCCGCCGGATTGGCCTTCAGCGTGTCGAGGATGTATTCCAGCGCGTAGACCTTGGTGTTGGACTCGTCGTTGTATTCGCCGAACATCTTGGTGTAGCGGGTGACGAATTCCTTCATCTCGTCCGAAGCGATCTCCGGCGTGGAGGCGCCGCCGACGGAGATGAAGCCGTTGGCGTATTCGCCGGCGCCCTCTTCCAGCACCTTGGCGTCCTGCGCGGTTTCCGTCGAGATCAGACCTTCATAGCCAAGCTCGCGCGCGGCGCGGATGAGCAGCGGCGCGTTGGCGGGCGCAACGCCCGACAGGACGAGCAGATCGGGCTTCAGGGCGACGATCGGCGTCAGCACCGGGGTGAAATCGCGCGTGTCGTTCTGGTAGGTGTCGTTCTGGGCGACGACTTCCAGCCCGAGAGCCTTTGCCGCCTCGACACCGGAGTCGCGCTGGCTGAGCGGGTCGGATTCATTCGCCGCAACAAAGGCGATCTTCTTCACGCCCTTGTTTTCCTTCAGATATCTATAGATCGCCGGACCGGACTGGTAATTGGCGATCATGCCCAGCACAGCATTGGAAGCCGGCTTCTGGTAGAGCGCCTTGGGGAAGGCGTAGGGGAAATAGATGATGCCGTTGGCCTCGGCGACCGGGCGCACCGCGGCGGCGCCGTCATCGACATTCGGGCCGACGACATAGTGGATGCCTTCCTGCGCCATTTTCTCCATGCCGGCGATGGCGCGCTTGGGGTCCTTCTGGTCGTCGAAGGTGACGATGTTGATGTTGTAGGTGTCGTTGCCGATCTTGACGCCGCCGGTCTCGTTTAACCAGGCGGCGCGCGTCTGCATCGAGCGCACATTCGAGGTGCCCCAGGCGGCGGCCGGGCCGCTGGTGACGCCGACAAAGCCGATTTTCAGTTCCTTGTTTTCAGCCTGCGCATACGAAATGCCGACAGCGGCAATGGCCAGGGTCGAGACGGCGCCGAGCGCCATGGATTTCAGAGTCGAGCGACGGTTGATCATATCAGTAGTTCCCCTTGTTATCGCGCTTTGTGTTTTGCTCAAAGGCTGCGCGGATAGCGTTAAGGGAAACCGCCTAGGGCGGATTGTCAACATCTTTCTTAGGTATTGTATACAATGTTTCGCGAGAATGTGTGCACCCGTCAGTATGGGTCGAAGGCTACTTCCCGCAATGGTGGTCGTTGATCTTGTTGATCGCATTCGCGTCCGGCGCGACGCGGCCGTAGGAGCAAGCGCCAGCGGCGGTGGTGAACAGCTGCCGGTCGTAGTAACGCGGACCGCCGAAGAGCTGATAGAGAAGATCGTCGCTGGCCGGAACGTAGCGCTCGCGCTCGACCGGCTGATAATGGCGATGATGATGCCTTTCGCCCGCAACCGCTTGGGCGGACACGGTCGCGGCCGTGGCCAGCACGAGCGCAGAGAGGGTCAGGTACTTCATCATCGACGGCAACCTTCTGGCAGTTTGGATCCGCAGCATATCCAAAATCACCAGTCGCGCAAAAGTTTCCCGTACCGGGCATTTGTCGCCGCCGCGCCGCTAGCTGAAGAAAGATAACGGCAATCGCGACGGCGGATTTTCGACAATGGCCGGCTGCGATGCCGGATATCCTGCATTCGTTCGGCCACCATTCCCGGAGGCCCAAGGAATAGCCCGATGACAGCCAGAGTGATCGTTCTCGACGCCAAGCCGCTCAGCACGGAAGATGTCGCCGAGATCGCGCGGCGCAATGCCCGGCTCGTGCTCGGCGAGGAAGCCATGCGCCGCATCCGCGCAAGCAGGGCGCTGATCGAACATCTTACCCAACTCGGCAAGCCCCTCTACGGCGTCACCACCGGGCTCGGCGCCTGTGTCGACACGCCGCTGGCGCAGGCGGACCTGATCGCGTTCCAGCACAGTGTGCCGCTCAGCCATTCGATGGGCGCCGGTCCATCGCTGCCGACCGAGGCGGTGCGGGCGCTGATGGTCGCGCGCATCTGCGGCATGGCGGCGGGCGGCACCGGCACCTCGGAGGGTGTGGTGCTCGGCCTGCTCGCGGCGCTCAACGCAGGCGTCCATCCGGTCATTCCAAGCTGGGGTTCGGTGGGCGCAGCGGACCTCGCGCCGCTCGGCCATCTGGCGCGGGCGCTGCGCGGCGACGGCGAGAGCGAATATCAGGGCAGGATCATGCCATCGGCCGAGGCGCTCAAGCTCGCCGGGCTCGAACCGCTCGACCTGCGCGAGAAGGACGGCCACGCCATCATCGTCGCCAACAGCCTTTCGACCGGAACGGCGTGCCTCGCGCTTGAGGAGGTCGCTTGCCTGATCGACTGGTCGCTGGCGGCGGTGGCGCTGAACTACGAGGCATTCCGGGCGTCGCTCAAGGCCATCGACGAGGATGCGCTTGCGGCGCGGCCCGCCTTCCGCCAAGTCGAGATCGGCGCGCGGTTGCGGGCCGAGCTTGTGGGCAGCGGGCTGTGGCACGACAACGCCGCGCGGCGCCTGCAGGATCCGCTCAGCTTCCGCTGCGTGCCGCAAGTGTGGGGCGGGCTCCTCCATGCCTATGAGCAGGCGAAACTGGCGACGGAGATCGAGCTTGGCCATTCAGGCGACAATCCGGTCATCCTGCCTGAGGCCGAGCGCGTCGTCTCCAACGGCAATTTCGACCTGACCGCCTTCACGCTGACCTGGGAAAATCTGGGCCAGGCGCTGGCGCATTGCGCGGTCGGCACCGCCAACCGCTCGATGAAGCTGATGTCGCCGACGGTCGCGGAACTGCCGCGCTTCCTGTCGGCGAAAGGCGGCAGCCGCCAGGGCTTTGCGGAACTGCAGAAGCCGGTCGCCGCGCTCGAAGCCGAGATCCGGCACCTCGCCAATCCGATGTCGCTCAGCCCCCTGGCCATTTCGGACGGCGTCGAGGACCAGTCGTCGATGGCGCCGCGCGTCGTGGCCAAGACGGCAGGCATCATCGAGCGCCTGCGCTATCTGGTGGCGATGGAGCTGATCTTCGCGGCCACCGGCGTGCAGTTGCGCGGCGTGCTGGACTCGATGGGCGAAGGACCGCGGCGCAGCTACGAAGCCGTGCGGGCGCTGGTCGCCCCGCTCGACGACGACCGCGAGATGAGCGCCGACATGGCGCGCGTCGCGCGCATGGTGGCGGGGCCGCGGCTGTAGAGCGAGCCTCCAGGCCACCGCTGCAAGCCTCAGTGGTAGTAGATACCGCCGTCGACGTTCAGCGCCTGACCGGTGACGAAGGCCGACAGGTCCGAGGCGAAGAACAGCACCGGACCGATGATATCCTCGGGCGCGCCGAGGCGCTTCAGCGCCGCGACGTCCTCCCAATGGCGGATCGCGGCTTCGCTTCCCAGATTGTTCTTGCCCATCTCGGTCAGGATGATGCCGGGGCAGATTGCGTTGACCGTGACGCCGTCCATGCCGACCTCCTGCGCCAGCACGCGGGTGAGCGTGATCACCACCGCCTTGGTCGCCGCATAGTGGCCTTGCGTCGGCACGCCCTGCCGGCCGGCGATCGAAGCGATGTTGATCACCCTGCCCGACTTCCTGGCGCGCATATGCGGCAGCACCGCCTGGCACATCATCAGCACGCCCTTGGCGTTGACGTCGAAATGCGCGTCCCAATTGGCCTCGTCGAGATCTTGCAGCAGGCTGGGCTTGAGGATGCCGGCGTTGTTGACCAGCACGTCGATGCTGCCTGCCTCTTCAAGCAGGGCCTGCGCGGTCGCCTCGATGTCCTTCTTCTTGCTGACGTCCATCTTATAGACATAGGCCTTGCGGCCCGCGGCCTCGATCTCGCCCCTGGTCACGTCGAGTTCCGCCGCCTGCGACGGCAGATCGGTGATGGCGACATCGAAGCCGGCTTCGGCAAGCCCCTTCGCGAGCGCCCTGCCGATGCCGCGGCTGGCGCCGGTGACGAGAGCCGTCTTGCCCTTGGCTTCAGGAAGAATGGTCATGCTGCTTCCACCTTTGATGTCTTGACCGGAAGCGAATTCATCGCCGCGACCGTGTCGTCGAATGAAACGAGTTTGCCGTCGGAACCGAGCCCCATCGCCACCTTGGCGGCGACCGCGCTGGCAAAACGCGCGGACTGCCTGAGGTCCCAACCTCTGACGACGCCGACGATGATGCCCGCCGTGAAGGAATCGCCGCAGCCCGTTGTGTCGAAGACCTCGGCCTCGAAGGCCGGCAGATGGAAATCTTCGCCATGTTCGGGCGAGACATGAACGCCGTCGGCGCCCAGCGTGATGATGCAGTTCTTCACGCCTCTCGCCTTGAAGAAGGCCGCGACGCGGGCCGGATCGCGGTCATACGCCATTTCGCCGGCTTCGTCGATGCTGGGCACGAAATAGTCGATGTAAGGAAGGCACGGCTCGACCAGCTTCCACGTCTCGGGCGTCGCCTGGATGAGATCGAAGGTGGTGACGCGTCCAAGCTCCTTGGCGCGCTTCAACAGCCTGACGGTCGGTTCGCCATCGAAGCGCTTCAGGAGCCCGGTGCCGCCGACATGGACGACGGTCGCATCGAGCGCGGCATCGAGATCGGCATCGGCGACCTCGAACAAGGTGGCAGTGCCCGGCACATGCAATGCCGGCCGCTCGCCGTTCGGCCGCACCGGCAGGATGGTGGACGAGGTCTGGACGCTGCCGTCGCGGCGAACGAGGCTCGTCTCCAGGCCGTATTTCTTCAGCTTGGCGAGAAACCAGTCGCCCATGTCGTCGGTGCCGAGCGTGGTGACGGCCCTGGTCTTCAGGCCCAGGATGGCGCAGTCCATGCCGGTCGCGCCGGCGGTGCCGGCGACCGTCATGCGGATCTCCTCGATATAGTCGGCGCGACCGCCTTCGGGGATACGCGAGACCGGCCGTCCGAGGATGTCGAGAACGTAGAAGCCGATCGAGCTGACGTCGAATTGGGGCATGGCTGACTTGACCTTTCGAATTCAATGGGCGGCGCGACGTAGGCCGAAGCTTGCGGCCAGCACCAGGAAGACGAGCACGCCGATGCCGACCTGCTGCCAGTAGAAATTCCAGCCGACCAAAAGCAGCCCGTTCTTGACGATGGCGAGCAGCAGCACGCCGAGCAGCGTGCCGATGACCGAAGGCTTGCGCTCGCGACTGAGCGTCGTGCCGATGAAGGTGGCGCCGATGCCGTCGAGCAGGAAGGCATTGCCGGAGAGCGGCACGTAGGACTTCACCGTCGCCGACAAGAGGATGCCGGTGACGCCGGCAAGCAGCGCGCACAGAACATGCACCATCGACAATTCGCGCGGCACGCGGATGCCGGAATACCAGGCCACGCCCGGCTGCGCGCCCATCGCCTGGACATAGCGGCCGAAGACCGAGCGATGCAGCAGGACATGAACGGCGAAGACAAGGACGATCAGCACGATGACCGGCGTCGGTACGCCGAACAGAGCGGTGCGGGCGATGGCGTTGAACTGGTCCGCTGCATAGCCGCTCGTGAGATAAATCGGCTGGCCGCCGCTGGTGGCGAGCTGCTGCGTGCTCTGGCCGATGAAGAGGACGCCGAGCGTCGCCAGGAACGGACTGATGTTAAGCCTGGTGATCAGGATCGCGTTGAGGATGCCGACGATCAAAGCGGCGCCGAGTCCGCCAGCGACGCCGACGATGCCGCTATAGCCGGCGGCCAGAAGCATGACGAAGATCATGCTTGCCATGTCGACCGAGACGCCAACCGAGAGATCGATGCCGCCCGACGAGATGACGATGGTGAGGCCGAGCGCCACGATCGCCAGCATGACGACATTGTTGACCAGCACGTTGAAGAGGTTGGCCGGCGTGAGAAAAGTCGGACTCGCCACCGAAAAGAAGATGACGATGGCCGCGAAGGCGATGAGCACACTGTATTTGGCGAGGAAGCCGCGCAGGCTCACCTTGGCGGTGGTTTCATTGGCCGAGATGCTCATCGCGAACCCTCCGAACCGCGGGCAAAGGATGTGATCGCCACCACCAGCAGGATCAGCGCGCCCTGCACGCCGTTGACCCAGTAGCTGGAGACGTTGAGCAGTTGGAAGCCGTTCGCGAGCAAGCCGATGAACAACACGCTGAGCAGCGTGCCCCCCATGGTCGGCACGAAGCGGCGCGAGAAGACGGTGCCGAGCAGCGCCGCCGCCAGCACCGACAGAAGCAGCTCGCCGGAGCCGGGCGTGCTGGCCGACAGGCGCGAGACGGTGAGGATGCTCGCCACCGCCGCGCAGAAGCCGCTCAGCACATAGGTGAAGGACACGTAGAACGGCACGCTGATGCCCGCCGCGCGCGCCGCTTCCGGGTGTCCGCCGACGGCGTAGAGCCTGAGCCCGAACGACGTGCCGTGAACGACCACGATCATGATGGCGGAGAAGACGATCAGCGCCCAGGCAAGCGCGGAGATGCCGAGGAAGCTGCCCGACACCAGCACGCCGAGCAGCGGGGAGGATGCGCCGACGACCGTGTTCTGGGTGAGGGTGAGTTCCATGCCGGCCGCGACATTGAGCACGGCAAGTGTTGCGAGCAGCGGCAGGATGCCGAGCCCGACCACGGCAAGGGCGTTCAGCGCGCCGACCGCCATGCCGACGGCAATGGCCGCGATCACCGAGAGGAAATCGCCATAGCCCATCGACAGAAGCGTCGCATAGATCGCGGCGCAAAGCCCCATATTGGCGGCGATCGAAAGGTCGATGCCACCTTCGGTGACGTCGGAGCCGCCGCCGATGATGACGGCGGTCATGCCATAGGCGAGCACGCCCAGGATCGCCGACTGCTCGACGACGTTGATCAGGTTGAAGGTCGAGGTGAAGCCCGGCGCGAAGACGACGAAATAAGCCATGATCGCGGCGAAGGCGGCGATCGCGCCGAGCCGCACGACGAGCGCGCCGAAGCGGCGGCCGGCGCTCTTGGCCGCGGCCTGCTTTTCGTCGGAAACACCGACGTCTGTGTGGAGGACAGTCGCGCTCATGCAGCCACTCCATCCATGGTCGAA
This region of Mesorhizobium sp. M2A.F.Ca.ET.046.03.2.1 genomic DNA includes:
- a CDS encoding sugar kinase, producing MPQFDVSSIGFYVLDILGRPVSRIPEGGRADYIEEIRMTVAGTAGATGMDCAILGLKTRAVTTLGTDDMGDWFLAKLKKYGLETSLVRRDGSVQTSSTILPVRPNGERPALHVPGTATLFEVADADLDAALDATVVHVGGTGLLKRFDGEPTVRLLKRAKELGRVTTFDLIQATPETWKLVEPCLPYIDYFVPSIDEAGEMAYDRDPARVAAFFKARGVKNCIITLGADGVHVSPEHGEDFHLPAFEAEVFDTTGCGDSFTAGIIVGVVRGWDLRQSARFASAVAAKVAMGLGSDGKLVSFDDTVAAMNSLPVKTSKVEAA
- a CDS encoding SDR family NAD(P)-dependent oxidoreductase, with translation MTILPEAKGKTALVTGASRGIGRALAKGLAEAGFDVAITDLPSQAAELDVTRGEIEAAGRKAYVYKMDVSKKKDIEATAQALLEEAGSIDVLVNNAGILKPSLLQDLDEANWDAHFDVNAKGVLMMCQAVLPHMRARKSGRVINIASIAGRQGVPTQGHYAATKAVVITLTRVLAQEVGMDGVTVNAICPGIILTEMGKNNLGSEAAIRHWEDVAALKRLGAPEDIIGPVLFFASDLSAFVTGQALNVDGGIYYH
- a CDS encoding ABC transporter permease, with the protein product MSISANETTAKVSLRGFLAKYSVLIAFAAIVIFFSVASPTFLTPANLFNVLVNNVVMLAIVALGLTIVISSGGIDLSVGVSVDMASMIFVMLLAAGYSGIVGVAGGLGAALIVGILNAILITRLNISPFLATLGVLFIGQSTQQLATSGGQPIYLTSGYAADQFNAIARTALFGVPTPVIVLIVLVFAVHVLLHRSVFGRYVQAMGAQPGVAWYSGIRVPRELSMVHVLCALLAGVTGILLSATVKSYVPLSGNAFLLDGIGATFIGTTLSRERKPSVIGTLLGVLLLAIVKNGLLLVGWNFYWQQVGIGVLVFLVLAASFGLRRAAH
- the hutH gene encoding histidine ammonia-lyase codes for the protein MTARVIVLDAKPLSTEDVAEIARRNARLVLGEEAMRRIRASRALIEHLTQLGKPLYGVTTGLGACVDTPLAQADLIAFQHSVPLSHSMGAGPSLPTEAVRALMVARICGMAAGGTGTSEGVVLGLLAALNAGVHPVIPSWGSVGAADLAPLGHLARALRGDGESEYQGRIMPSAEALKLAGLEPLDLREKDGHAIIVANSLSTGTACLALEEVACLIDWSLAAVALNYEAFRASLKAIDEDALAARPAFRQVEIGARLRAELVGSGLWHDNAARRLQDPLSFRCVPQVWGGLLHAYEQAKLATEIELGHSGDNPVILPEAERVVSNGNFDLTAFTLTWENLGQALAHCAVGTANRSMKLMSPTVAELPRFLSAKGGSRQGFAELQKPVAALEAEIRHLANPMSLSPLAISDGVEDQSSMAPRVVAKTAGIIERLRYLVAMELIFAATGVQLRGVLDSMGEGPRRSYEAVRALVAPLDDDREMSADMARVARMVAGPRL
- a CDS encoding ABC transporter ATP-binding protein, whose amino-acid sequence is MNQILNFANVELYYDHVYALKGVSLEVNEGETVALIGANGAGKSSILRAITGLRKIRSGEIHYSGKRIDGAAPDEIVKMGIAMVPEGRRVFPYMSVRDNLLMGAFTRTSKSEIAASMEMVLGRFPRLKERFSQAAGTMSGGEQQMLVIGRALMAKPKLLLLDEPSLGVAPKLVQDIARSIVAINRDEKVSVLLVEQNSRMALRISQRAYALTTGSVALSGNSAELLTDDRVKRLYLGGEI
- a CDS encoding branched-chain amino acid ABC transporter permease, which codes for MEQVIANGLYLGAQYALIALGLTLIFALMNVLNFAHGQMYVLGGFITYTVYGQLGLPFVVALLASGVTLAVIGALMEKFLFRTVIRRSHREESTMLLAAATAFFFDAVILLLFGEKQRGVPKIVKGVFNDVGIIMPYDRIVVGALAIVFIAAFVLYMQYSRVGRAMRALAQDRVAAQLMGVRVDRYSMIGFAMGAMLAGVVGGLLVTITGVNSGIGGPISIKAFLMVMIGGAGVVGGAIAGGFILGMMESVGLTVLREYGDVTYLVIFAALMVFLSVRPNGLMGKPWG
- a CDS encoding ABC transporter ATP-binding protein, producing MAEMLEVSRLTKRFGGLVAVNDVSFSVREKEILSVIGPNGAGKSTLFKLISSFLRPTTGEVRLKGERISGLAPHIAARRGVVRTFQETTIFKNMSVRDNVIIAHHLRSKASLFGFFLGTGTAKADEAAFGQSADEILALLGLSSLAYEIARNLPHGHLRALGIAIGLATNPSILLLDEPFAGMNHDETMRMVEMVRRLRERGLTILLVEHDMPAVMKISDRLVVLNFGQKIAEGTPSEIQANDKVIEAYLGSEDEAIGL
- a CDS encoding ABC transporter substrate-binding protein, yielding MINRRSTLKSMALGAVSTLAIAAVGISYAQAENKELKIGFVGVTSGPAAAWGTSNVRSMQTRAAWLNETGGVKIGNDTYNINIVTFDDQKDPKRAIAGMEKMAQEGIHYVVGPNVDDGAAAVRPVAEANGIIYFPYAFPKALYQKPASNAVLGMIANYQSGPAIYRYLKENKGVKKIAFVAANESDPLSQRDSGVEAAKALGLEVVAQNDTYQNDTRDFTPVLTPIVALKPDLLVLSGVAPANAPLLIRAARELGYEGLISTETAQDAKVLEEGAGEYANGFISVGGASTPEIASDEMKEFVTRYTKMFGEYNDESNTKVYALEYILDTLKANPAAISDVAEFKKTMDTFTAPNPFLKGDAKLSYVGATSFGQKRQLSVPMVVNEYKDGAFQTLFVGSVD
- a CDS encoding branched-chain amino acid ABC transporter permease, coding for MTVNRNTRIAAVVAFLAIVFIAVPAAISSSGRFDLYYTLTSVALLSIASAGVWLTFYIGRINIGQGAYALMGGYVSAILVMNHGWSFWLTLPAAGLFCAAASVLIGLPILRLRGVYFAMVTLVLTEVARLLALALPITNGAKGIVSIPLPGALSVFGITLIPDFATLQNSRLAFYLLAVTLMVVCFAIMYRLVNSRIGKLCQSLQQNEELASSIGVNIAYLRVIAYAVSSFFGGVSGAIFAAISQSIYPSSFTVTDSVNFMLNCFLGGLGYVFGPMLGTLVLYFGWDLLFQTGQFQLLIYSALMIVLMLVLPNGLLSLAETTRKKG
- a CDS encoding ABC transporter permease yields the protein MSATVLHTDVGVSDEKQAAAKSAGRRFGALVVRLGAIAAFAAIMAYFVVFAPGFTSTFNLINVVEQSAILGVLAYGMTAVIIGGGSDVTEGGIDLSIAANMGLCAAIYATLLSMGYGDFLSVIAAIAVGMAVGALNALAVVGLGILPLLATLAVLNVAAGMELTLTQNTVVGASSPLLGVLVSGSFLGISALAWALIVFSAIMIVVVHGTSFGLRLYAVGGHPEAARAAGISVPFYVSFTYVLSGFCAAVASILTVSRLSASTPGSGELLLSVLAAALLGTVFSRRFVPTMGGTLLSVLFIGLLANGFQLLNVSSYWVNGVQGALILLVVAITSFARGSEGSR